The window gattggcccgtgctaaattacccatagtgcccagggacgtgcaggttagggtggattgaccatgctaaattacccatagtgcccagggacgtgcaggttagggtggattggccatgctaaattacccatagtgcccagggatgtgcaggttagggtggattgtccgtgctaaattacccatagtgcccagggtgtgcaggttagggtggattgaccatgctaaattacccatagtgcccagggacgtgcaggttaggggtggattggccatgctaaattacccatagtgcccagggatgtgcaggttagggtggattgtccgtgctaaattacccatagtgcccagggatgtgcaggttagggtggattgaccatgctaaattacccatagtgcccagggacgtgcaggttagggtggattggccatgctaaattacccatagtgcccagggatgtgcaggttagggtggattgtccgtgctaaattacccatagtgcccagggatgtgtaggttagggtggattggccgtgctaaattacccatagtgcccagggatgtgtaggttagggtggattggccgtgctaaattaacccatagtgcccagggatgtgcaggttagggtggattggccatgctaaattacccatagtgcccagggatgtgcaggttagggttggATTTGGCCGTGcttaattacccatagtgcccagggatgtgcaggttagggtggatcggctgtgctaaattacacaTAATGCTCAGGTACGATTATGGTTgggtgtgttagccatgggaaatgtagggttacaggggcCCAGGGTTAGGGAggtggtctgggtggggtgctctccTGAGGCTTTGTGtggaatagatgggctgaaaggtctgtttccatactgtagggaccCTACTGTGATGTTTGATTTGGGAGGTTGATTGCTCATACAGAAACAGAAACATTTTAACGCAACAAACTCTCTTCTCTGCCTCTCAGTCAGCACCTCCCTTGGTCAGGTCGGTGGGCTGGTGTTTAAACAAAGGACCCCGTAGTAAACCATCGTTCCTGTGGAAGACCGAAGCCGGGCGGGAAGGAGTGCGGGTCAAGTGAAGGTGTTATTATCTacctcggggggtggggggggggggggggggggggtggggggggagggggggtgggggaggggggtgggggaagggtggGTGTAGGGCGGTTAATGTCACATTTTTCTCAGGTGCCCCGCCTGACTGAGCAAACACACCCCCCATCCCCAACTGCAGAGACTGCCAGGAGGGCGCCGATACACGGTCGTCCAACCAGATCGCCCGAGGTTAAAAGCCACACCACCTTGGTCAGACAGGGTGGGGTTGGCTGCGAtcctggtgagggagggagggcaggagcaggctgaggagAATGAAGACGGCGAGGGGGTGGGGAGGATTTAGAACTTATTGCCGGCCAGTGAGAGAACCCACTTGGGGACCTTGATGAAGCCAGGGATGAGGGTGGCCAGCCAGGACAGTCCCGGCACCTGTTGCAAGAGGAACTTCAGAGATCGATAGTTCACCAGGGCTCGGCCTAGAGGTGGTGGGGGAAGATGGAGAACTGGTCAACGCCGGACTCACTGTAACCATGATCCCCtccccacaccgcccccccccccccccaactctccggctttactgaccccactcccatcactccccctcccttcacCCCCATCCAGCTCACAACACTGACCCCCTCCTATCACCGGCTTCCCTCTTCcacaaggtttgtagctcaggttgaggtttagggtctaggtttgctcgctgagctgtaggtttgatatccaggcgTCCCATgacctggctcggtaacatcatcagtggcgacctccaagtgaagtgacgctgttgtctcctgctttctcctggatggggttcctggggtttgtggtgatgtcatttcctgtgtgtTTTCTGAGGGGGTTGATCggtggtatctagatctatgtgtttgtttctggtgttgtggttggagtgccaggcctctaggaattctctggcatgtctttgcttagcctgtcccaggatagatgtgttgtcccggtcgaaatggtgggtttttttcatctgtgtgtagggctacgagggagagagggtcgtgtctttttgtggc of the Chiloscyllium punctatum isolate Juve2018m chromosome 36, sChiPun1.3, whole genome shotgun sequence genome contains:
- the LOC140460874 gene encoding dehydrogenase/reductase SDR family member 1-like → MSGKCIVALATDKDLMKKSGKVQMTCDLAAQYGLQDVDGRALVNYRSLKFLLQQVPGLSWLATLIPGFIKVPKWVLSLAGNKF